A single genomic interval of Littorina saxatilis isolate snail1 linkage group LG17, US_GU_Lsax_2.0, whole genome shotgun sequence harbors:
- the LOC138952156 gene encoding T-complex protein 1 subunit delta-like → MPVQAVRKAGGPSKSEYNDKDKPTQIRYSNITAAKAVAEAIRTSLGPRGMDKMIQAANGDVTITNDGATILKQMQVLHPAAKMLVELSKAQDIEAGDGTTSVVVMAGSLLEASAKLLSKGIHPTIISEAFQKAAVKCVELLDSMVKPLELSDRESLLKSASTSLNSKVVCQYASMLAPIAVDAVLKVIDPATATNVDLNDIKIVKKLGGTIEDTELIDGLVFASRAGTAGGPSKVEKAKIGFIQFCISPPKTDMENQVIVSDYTQMDRVLREERNYILDIVKKIKKAGCNVLLIQKSILRDAVSDLAMHFLAKMKILVVKDVEREDVEFVCKTLGCRPIASVDHFLPENLGSAELVEEVQTGSSKVIKCTGIQCPGQTVTVLIRGSNKLVLEEADRSIHDALCVIRCLVKKRALIAGGGAPEIELAIRLAAFANTLSGMEQYCFRAFAEALEIIPFTLAENAGLNPISTVTDLRTRHAQGELTAGINVRKGAITNILEENVLQPLLVSTSVITLASETVRCILKIDDIVNCVRS, encoded by the exons TGCCTGTTCAAGCAGTACGTAAGGCTGGAGGGCCGAGCAAGTCGGAATATAACGACAAAGATAAGCCTACCCAGATTCGTTACAGCAACATCACTGCTGCCAAAG CCGTTGCTGAAGCCATCAGAACTTCCTTGGGCCCCAGGGGCATGGATAAAATG ATCCAAGCGGCAAACGGAGATGTGACAATTACCAATGATGGAGCAACCATTCTCAAACAAATGCAAGTTCTTCATCCTGCTGCCAAAATG TTGGTGGAGCTCTCCAAGGCCCAGGACATTGAGGCAGGTGACGGGACAACGTCTGTGGTGGTGATGGCTGGCAGTCTCTTGGAGGCCAGTGCCAAGCTCCTGTCCAAAG GCATTCATCCAACCATCATTTCTGAAGCATTCCAAAAGGCTGCAGTAAAGTGTGTTGAGCTTCTGGATAGCATGGTCAAACCCCTGGAACTATCAGACAGAGAATCGCTGCTCAAGAGTGCCTCAACATCACTCAACTCAAAG GTGGTGTGTCAGTACGCCAGCATGCTGGCCCCCATTGCTGTGGACGCTGTTCTCAAGGTCATTGACCCTGCCACTGCCACTAACGTGGACCTCAACGACATCAAGATTGTCAAGAAACTGGG TGGCACGATAGAGGACACAGAGCTGATTGACGGCCTGGTGTTTGCCAGTCGTGCAGGAACGGCCGGAGGACCCTCCAAGGTGGAAAAGGCCAAGATCGGCTTCATCCAGTTCTGCATTTCACCCCCCAAAACAGAC ATGGAGAACCAGGTGATCGTGTCGGACTACACTCAGATGGACCGCGTGCTGCGAGAGGAGCGTAACTACATCCTGGACATAGTCAAGAAGATCAAGAAAGCGGGATGCAATGTCCTCCTCATCCAGAAATCCATCCTCAG GGACGCTGTGTCAGACCTGGCCATGCACTTCTTGGCCAAGATGAAAATCCTGGTTGTCAAAGACGTTGAACGGGAAGATGTGGAATTTGTTTGTAAG ACGTTGGGCTGTCGGCCCATTGCCAGCGTGGATCACTTCCTGCCAGAGAACCTCGGGTCAGCTGAGCTGGTTGAAGAGGTCCAGACTGGGTCCAGCAAAGTCATCAAG TGCACAGGCATCCAGTGTCCTGGCCAGACAGTGACGGTGCTGATCCGTGGCTCCAACAAGCTGGTGCTTGAGGAGGCCGACCGCTCTATCCACGACGCGCTCTGTGTCATCAGATGTCTGGTCAAAAAGAG GGCGTTGATTGCTGGTGGAGGTGCCCCAGAGATCGAGTTGGCAATACGTCTGGCCGCATTCGCCAACACCCTGTCGGGCATGGAGCAGTACTGTTTCCGCGCCTTTGCCGAGGCCCTGGAGATCATCCCCTTCACCCTAGCCGAGAACGCCGGCCTCAACCCCATCTCCACCGTCACTGACCTGCGCACCAGGCACGCTCAGGGGGAGCTGACTGCTGGCATCAACGTCAGAAAG GGTGCCATCACCAACATCCTGGAAGAGAATGTGTTGCAGCCACTGCTCGTCTCCACCAGTGTCATCACCCTGGCTTCAGAGACCGTGCGCTGCATCCTGAAGATTGATGATATT GTGAACTGTGTTAGAAGTTGA